AGAAATCAGGTGTTGGCACGATTCGTGGCTGGATGAAACATGGCATTGAATCGAAACAAGAGGTTGTTACTCTTCGCTCTTCTTACAAGCCGTCTTTTGAAGGCAGTTTTGAGCTAATGGCTCCCGAATTGGACCCGTCGATGGTACGTAAATGGCTTCGTAATATTGGTGATACATCCGAGAAACCCAAATTAAAAGATTTCTGGGAGAAAAACCTGTTAACCCTGCAACGGGAAATTAAAGATGTATTTGAGCCTCTTATCTTTTTGTTGAATTCCGTCACGGAGTCTAATGAAGCTCATTTGCCAGCTCAAACAGCCACTCGCTTGTTAGGTCACGTGTTTGCTCACATGACTCAGATGCGTCGCTTTAATGCCATGCGCCACGTGGCTCCGAAATTCTCCAGCATGGTGATGGATCCTCTGCTTTTCTCTTCACGTGAACACCGTTATCTCTTTGGAGAAAAATTTATTACCGCTCTTGACAAGGAGGCGGAATTGGATTCCAAGATGGATAAAATTGGACGCTATGGCGGTCATTCTTCTAGCCGTAAGGGCAATTATTCAAATCGCAAAGGCGATCAACAAAGTGGCGGTTCCCGAAACAACTATTCCAACAGCtattccaacaacaacaacaagggtgGAGCCAACTGGAATTGGGGAAAACAGCAGCCTCAGCAGCCAAAAGGAAAGCAGCAGCACGGCTCATATCAAAACAACAAGTACgttaaattttcttcatctgTTTCTGATGATTCCTTTGTCGGCGGACGACTTTCATCATTTATAGACGCTTGGCGTGTACTCACTGACGATCGATGGGTCTTAGATATCATTGAATACGGGTACAAAATTGAGTTTCACCACCCTCCGGTTCAGGACAATTGGCCATCTGAAATTGTATTAGATGCGGAAAAATCGGCCATTTGTGATGCTGAAGTTAAAGCGCTTGTCAGCAAAGGTGCAATTGTTATTGCTCCGGATGGTGGTGGATTTATTAGCAACTTTTTTATCGTCCCGAAAAAGACTAAAGGCAAATTTAGGCCTATTTTCAATCTAAAGAATCTAAACCTTTTTGTCTCCTATGagcattttaaaatggaaggTATTGAAAACCTCAAGTATttaatccgtaaaaatgattatCTAGTGAAACTTGATTTAAAAGATGCGTATTTTTTAGTTCCAGTGGTTAAAGAACACCAAAAGTTTTTAAGATTCTTCTGGAAGGGCATCTTGTATCAATATGTTTGCCTCCCATTTGGTTTGTCGTCGGCCCCTCGCGTATTTACTAAAATTTTGAAACCTCTAATTGCTCGACTACGAGCTTTGGGAATTCGTCTAATAATATATTTGGATGATATTCTTATTATGGGCTCTTCTCGTGAAGAAACGATTGATCATGTCCGTATTACTATTAATTTGTTGCAATCAGTTGGGTTTTTAATTAGCTGGGAAAAATCTGTCCTTTTCCCTTCCCAGACGATTGAATACCTCGGCCTCGATATTGATTCAAGAGTTTTAACTCTGGCTCTCCCCCCATCTAAAGTCGATTCTATTATTGGGTTGTGTGAATCGCTGCTTAAAGCAGTACAAGTTAAACTACGGGACATTGCAAAAGTTCTAGGTAATTTCTCTTGGTCGATTCACATGGTCCCTTTTGCCCAAGGTCATTCGAGACTTTTACAACAATTTTACATCCGTTCGATACATTGTTCTCGAGATTTAAATAAGTTTGTCACCCTCTCCCCCGAAGCATGtctagacttgaaatggtgggtGAACCACCTTAGGCAATCCAACGGCAAGGCCATTCTCCCTTCATGCCCAGACTTGTCCGTTTTTTCTGACGCCTCTTTACAAGGCTGGGGTGCTGTCTGTGACGGCATTACATCAAGGGGCCCTTGGCCACAGGCGGACAAGTCACGCCACATTAATGAACTTGAGCTGCTAGGCGCCCTTTATGCATTGCAAACTTTTACTCGAGAATCAAAAGATATTACggttcaattatttttagacAATTCCACCGCGGTTGCGTATGTTAATAAAGGCGGTGGTACGCGCTCTCGTTCACTTTCTGCCATTGCATCTGTAATCGTTGAATGGTGCGAATCTCGCAACATTTCTATTTTAGCTTCACATTTACCGGGAGTTTTAAATTCCATTGCAGACAAGGAGTCACGTTCGACGCTCGATGCGAGCGACTGGATGTTATTGCCGGACAGGTTCAAAGCTCTGCAGCGAATTTGGCCAACGGAAGTGGATTTGTTTGCATCGGCTTGGAATCGCCAATTGCCAAAATTTGTGAGCTGGATATATCCCACAGCCAAATGCGACGGCAGTGAATGCCTTTTCTCTGAATTGGTACAATCTCCGAGCGTACGCTTTTCCACCCTTTGCCTTAATTCTCCGATGTCTGGccaaaatcaagaaagagaaTGCGGATCTGGTATTAATTTGCCCGTTATGGCCTTCGCAGCCTTGGTGGCCGCTGCTATTGGAAATGGCAATAGACACGCCACGTGTCTTCCAGTcccatcctcttcttcttcagtcgaGCGAATCATACCCGCATCCACTACTACAGTCGGGCAAGCTCCTCTTGTCCGCCTGGATGTTATCCGGCGCCGGTTCCAAGAGCGAGGCTTTTCGCCACAAGTTATCGAATTGTTGTTGGCCAGCTCCCGTTCCTCTACAGCAAATGCCTACCAGTCCGCCTGGAACGCTTGGCTACGTTGGAATATGGCAAGGGGTTTCGATCCCTTGTCTAACTCTTAAGCTAATATTTTACAATATTTAAATGATCAATTTCACTCAGGCTTGGCGTCCCAGACAATAAATTCCCATCGTTCTATGCTATCCATGACTCTAGATCCAGTTGAAGGGCATAAAATCGGGGAGCATCCTTTGGTGGTTCAATTGTTAAAGGGGTGTTTCAATTCAAAACCACCGCGTGCGCGTTACAACAAAATGTGGGACCCTGATGTGATTCTTAATCATTTTGCTTCATTGTCAGACAATAAGGATTTGTCTTTAACCATTCTCTCTCACAAACTTACAATCTTGATTGCTTTGGCATGTTTGTTACGAGTTTCAGAATTAGCTGCTATCTCTGTTTCATCTATACATTTTTCTGACTCAGTCGCcactttttctattcttcgccCCCGTAAGACGCAGCACCAGGGCCCTTTGCGCTCTTTTTCCCTTCCTCGACTTTCTGGGCCTTCTTGCCCGATCGACTGTCTTGCTGCCTATGTGGATCGAACTGCCGCTTTGCGTCAAAAAGACTCCGACGTATTGTTTATAGCCTTAAAACGTCCTCATAAGGAAGTGGGCTCTTCGACTGTCGCGAGATGGATTAAACAAGGTTTGATTTCAGCAGGCATCGACAGCGATTTTGGGGCCCATTCGACTCGGGGTTCAGCTTCTTCTAAAGCAGCGCAAGCGGGAGTCCCTGTTGATCACATTCTCAAAGCAGCTAGCTGGAAGACTGATTCGGTGtttaatagattttattttcGCTCGTCTAATCATAACGAAGTTGCGCAGTGTGTACTCACACAATCAACGTCTAATCTTTAAAGTCACCGTTAAAGGTAGAGCGAATATTAGGAATATAATTAAAGATTATTCGAGGGTCGCGAAGCGACCCGACGAATAATATAGATTATATGAATAATAGAAGCGAGACCTTTAACGGTCTCGTTTCTCCCACCCTCTCCTCCCTCATCTAATTaacctatttattttttgttatttaggaAGCGCAATTAACGACGCTTGCCCATTTCGTGCCTCGGCTCTTCATTGATAATCATCAAGATATTCTTCAGTTTTTTTGGTTGGACCTGATTGTGTTCATACatgttttttgtgttcaaaggTTCTGAGGATAAAGGGGAGAAGGCACCGCCGTCCTTAAAGGATGGCGTTgccagatttatttttatgtttactttttctttgaagGAGCTGAATAAACAAGGGTCTACACCGTTAAAGGTCTCGCTTCTATTATTCATATAATCTATATTATTCGTCGGGTCGCTTCGCGACCCTCGAATAATCTTTAATACGTTActcatttttcatcttgtcggatacgtcattttttactccctctcgtaTAAGTCTCTGATGCgttccgtttttattttttggctccttctcgacacttagaaaatttcggagaaactgtctttatcttttcgcggcaaagtttgattctaaaatcttattattaCCTTTATCTTCAAAATTGTAGACATGAATTCGTGGCCCATTTGTATAGTGCTGGCTTCTCACCACGACGATCTAGGTTCGATCCCCGGTTCAGGTTccatatttcttcaacaatgCTGTTAGCGTGCAGTTGATTTAAGTAGTGTGCCCGATAACCCTTTGTATACTTTGGCAAATAAACTTTtcgtccggatatccggatcagcgttcgtgaaaaaatgtcgGGAAGGCAAACactcataagaaaaagaagaggaaagaaaaaaggaacgaaattcagagtccagaaaaagatttatccctgaggtatacttatatacgaaggtccttaacaatatagggtgtggggtatagggggtagggtagtagtagctaatagtgaaattcagagggtttaatgtccatttagttatccttaatacgtttcttccctgaatgaccaatcgtcaccaaattttgtacataattctctcaaaatttgatacattgcgtaacggggttttcatttgtttttattactgttttagaaatttaatttgcgtatttgttacctagctggttgccgaatccttaCATCCTTCCTTACATTCCagttagtgaattcgctttttttgcgtaaccttccaactgtcagtgcatgctcagcagtgtaaacaaaaagaaaaaaaaagtttggatcttccctagcaagacaagttctctgctatgggagtggagagtattattatttgatttggtttttatgttcgatttcgatttcatctttattcttctttttactttgtattttcccactcttatttttttaaccctttttgttttattattacctctttttgtttactattttttatcttgattttaataaatttggttgtccaagtaaaatttctatgcctccttttttaacagttagtcatcaaccaagaagttgaggaacattttaaaaatgttagattatcttcattttgaagctctgggtcatctctcccttcttcctctgtcctctcctcggtcatcaagatcttcttgcggtcgtgaagagttaccaccgatcttccacttcaaCTTCCACCTCCGTaagcttattaagaggaatttttcaaaaattacaaacttagttttcctttccgacttgatcgagatttgaaccgaaccggaagggaaaaaatgggtatcatggtagctcgctatctattagccaagactcatgtaatgcaacatgtgaccgcatgatataattgtattgttactatagtaataagtgttactttaacttaatctaaacatgaagtgcgacgtggggttgcggggcgaagcctccgccacacctaagtcgcaccactcataatattgacagaatattagtcaattagttaataagaatcaaatcgtttaagagaataaagggaaacagaattttccaaacataatagtatgtatactatttactttctactatttaacATTGATTTTCTggctctttaacgtttaaaaaaattcccgaaggacattaccgaaggaatcttgttattaatgacttcttgagattctttttctgtcccaagtacgtctaaagtccatccaatgggacgggataaggaccaatatgagatctcggcgaagcggacattggccatacgtaaaagacgtcctaggaatgtaaacttgggaatctgctatATGCCAAGTACATCTCAGACGTCCCAAAGTGACGTGTTTTGGACGTATATGGGACTGCACTGTGCTATCTGGGTAagcagattttttattttcactttaTTCCTGCAATTGCAAACATTTCAGGTTATCATGAGGGTTTTAGTGGTAGTGAAAtagtctaattttttttctataatttttttaatactttgaAAGAATCTTTGCATGCCATTTTGAAGCTTTTGGAAGTGCAGAATGTAATTCCAACCTCAACATGATCAAACAAGCTGCAGCCACTCATTTAACAAAGCAGCATAACATATTAGAGATATCcgaaacaaaattcttttatcgTCTCATTTACAAGATTTGTTatgcagtttaaaaaaatagtggaAAAAACTGCTTAGATGAGATTCAGCCTAGGTCCAAGGTCTTTCTATAGGTATATATCACTCCACGAAACAACGCTGGGGCTCTTTTAATTATAGCTTCTGGAATTTTGTCAAAAAGCCAGACAAAATTTCcacatttttccaaaaataaaaaataaatcagacattctataattttttctattttaaaatttaagtgttattcaaatataatacTAAAGAAAACttagaaacaagaaaatttacCAGGGTTGGACACGATCacgcttttttgttgttgcgctCCAATCCCAGGGATTCTCTCCCTAAATTAATACCACTGCGATACCCGATCAAATATCTGGGTATGTTTTACGATGGAATCCCAAGAAACGCTCCGATCAAAATTTACGCTtaatattttgaagaaaatcaacttttttgcTAAATGCTAATGTTCAACGcatagaaaaaaatggaaatgagaaTCTTACATGCTTAATActttgacacatttttttagaaaaattactATAGAGTagtcattgtagtttatttattatgaatttttaagtaaaaggcattttgttttcaaagactATATACTGCTCCGAAGAAAGAGAACCCCGCGCCACCCCTTTGTCCcctcttagtttcttccttcgtctcttctttccatttttcccttggggcaggaaatggcgatattttttcgtaaacaCGGTAAGGACggttacaaaaaaattcataataaataaactacaatgactATCGAGGGGATATTTAATCTTAAAAGATTACCTGATAACTAAGGAATGTAGTTATCTAATTAAGAAGAGCAACTGAAAACGACTTAAatgggaaaattaaaaactaaaacggGCGAAACTCCATAAGCCGCCATGCCGCACTGGTTCGtgtcaaatcaatttttcccaatttcagcgaactggcaacttcggacgttagacTACTCTATTTCAAATACTACCGATCAGAAaaccatttttcctttttcgaaataaaaatttttcttacattaaacaataaaaatttcccTTCCCACAGTAGATGGTGTAAATAATTCGCATCGATTCGATCATGATCCCTTTTGGGGGTTGATGGTTCGATCAAATCACCTCTCATTGATCGCTGATTGAAAGGGTTATCGGAGCGGAAATTGAGCGCGATCTGTCCAACTCGGGAAGAGGGTGTATGAAAAAAAGAGTCCCatactttcctcttctccctGTTCTTccctcgggtcaattgctctTTGAATTCTtgcaaaaaaatgtaaaaaacacttcaacaatttttaaaaataaacgggaatttaaaaaaaaaaaggataaatgcctacatttaaaaaatccccgTTCAAATTCTTAATTTATTACCATAACAGATTTTTTTAGTACGGACATAAATCTACAGGCCGCAATCTTagatacattttaaaaaaaccataaGAATGCACCGAGTACAAAAAAGACGTGATCCCAAATATGGCCGCCCCAAAGTTACCATGGTTAGGGTACGCGTTCTTGGTTTGCTCTATTGGGGCAAGAAGGGGATTAGGAAAAAGGAGTAGGATAGGATACAATGGCGCTCTAAGCGGATTATAGGGAATCTTCAAGGTCCAACCATTATATTCTGGCTGACGACTGCAACATGGTTTCCACGGTTGACTCCAACCCTTCGGTGGGAGTGCTGCGTGCCAGTTTTCCCCCTATCTTCTAGCGTGGAAACGCCGGACCTATGGTGCCACCGATTTTCGGAAGAACAATTACAAATTTAacttaaatcaaaatcaatccatcacttattttttttatttaaataaaaattaatcaatcaccgaaaaaaatgaaaaatcaatcaatcaatcatgatttcgatttttgattaaattcgcGGGCTTTAAATCACACACAAAATTAGTTTTcataaaatacattttcatactTCGTCTGAATCTGATTCAATTATAAAATACTGAATAAAAGTAATAAAGCCCCTTGGGCGCCTTCGGAATTTAGAGTTAGTTAAATTTTAGATGTCAGTTTGTAATTTAAGATGTTGGTGGGATTGACCTAACGTTAAAAGGCCACTCTTTTTTAACCGATTCTTACAATGGCTTTTTGAGGGGTTTGATATTTACTTATGTAGCGCCATCTGTTATCACATCTTGGAAAATCACAGCCGTCAAAAAGTAAATGGCCGCTACTCACCTTTTAAATGCATCGAAAAGGTTAAAAGAATCacatagtttctttttttaggctCAGAAACATCTAATAAGCTCTATACCTAACTTTGTCATATGGGTTATAATTAAAAACTTTACCTTAAAAATACCCTAAATCATGTTTTTCGGATTTCCTCGATTCTGATTGGTCGAATTTCGACTGCTGGACTTTACATAGAGTAACCCATTTCCTTATCTCtggtaattttgaattttgatttgtaaACAAGTAATTTAAAATCGAAAAATCACAGAAAACTcatcgaaagaaaaattatatagatcaaaatcaaaatcagcaAAAAAAGCCAATAAGTTGATTTAAATTGTGATTTACTGATTTAAatcatttcatatttttaaaaatcacctATTGATCTTCCGAACACTGGGTGCCGCTGACCCTGTGGTGCCACCAAACGGCCAGAGTAGTGAAACCTGTATTGGTTTTCTAAACTAAGCAGGGAAATGAAAGATTGAGGCGCAATAACAATGGAATTCTGAAATCAAGTAGTTGAAACATCCATAGTTCTAGTTCTCAACAATAAAGATCCAGAAAAATCTGGCAACAGAGAATGTCAGAaagatttgattgaaatatgtttgtttattgaAAGGAGTCACCATAGATAcacatgatgagaaaagagccGTGGTGAAAAACTGTGTAATGCCGCGTGTAGTCCTAAGTGCTGTGGGCATTGTGATTTTGTCATCAGAAATACGATGAAATGCAATTATGTACTTTTCGTTTGAAGACGGTGAGGTCTATGTTAAAGCGGCTTACATCTATTTATCTATCCATATTGGACTTCACCCAAATTATGAATTATTCTGTTTAGTGCTGCTGTTGAGAACTTTCCGCTTCCATGGTTTCTCTCTTCTTGACAAAGCGACCAAAATCACTGCGATCGATTTCGTCGAGGTTCCTCTTGGCGAATGTTCCAAAATTCGACCTATCAATTTCATCCAGGTTTCTCTTCTGACTGCCAAATCCTAGACCACTGAAAATTGTTATCAAATGagtatttatattttataataattcttacgttgaataataatgaaaattgtaaaatattACGTCAAAGAGTCTAAGCGCTTTTCGATACCGAAAGAAGCACCACTAAGCGAGTCCAGTCCTCGATTTATCCGCAAAAAGTCGCGGGGTTTTTCttggtaattaaaaaattcgaaaagaaTAGTGTTAACACATATAAAAAAGACGagataaattcattaaagaaaaattatgcTCTATTTTAGAATCCTATTTTTGCTACTTTAACATCGcccaaaaaattctgaaacatAAATGGACATATTTTGCCAAAACTACAATAATTATTGTTATGATCGCGTATGCGCGTTACAAGCTCAGATTCTCCTTCAGTTATTCCTTTTTCGAGACgctttttggtttatttttcttttgtagttaaatgtttaattgttttttctttaaatggcttttttttttaattatgttaCCCCACACAGTCTTTGACATAGAACACCCTCTGCCTCATATAGCGGTTATAGCCCCACAAATGTTACCCACCCAATGcctttttgcatttttaaaaagctatAGCGGGAAACTATTGAAGcttcaatgaaataaaaaaatggggatAGCAGAGAATGGGGCATTATTAAAtcacttattttttaattcgggaaaacagaaaacagttaagcgtaaaaaacaaaaactggttCAAATAACCCCACTCTCCTCTACAGGACCTATTATAGGAGGGACTTAAGCTTTATTCTGAATTCAGAAAGTACAGGAAACCAAAATGTTGTTAAACAACcaatatctttttaaaaaacgatAGTTGTAGTTAAAAAAAGGCCGAATTGAATAAGCATTCGATAAAAACTGTGATTTACCACCCGCGAGTATATCTAGCTAGTTTATTATTTAAGTGGcaacttttcttcctttttcagcATAGGTTAGGCACTACTATTTCAGGCACAATACCGCCTGGAAATTATTCCAAGTTATTAACTAACAAGTGCCACATTGAACTACGGTGAGCAAGGATAAGTTTCTCTTACAGCGAAATATAACTTGTACTCTATAATAGTATATGCTACAGTTGTAATAGGATGAAAGTGTGTATATGTTAAATTAGTGAGGGAAgaatgtgtatatcaatgtagaaatatCGCGGCATGTGACATATCGTATACTTGTTCTCAATGCTATTCAAgacgaaacggaaaaaaaaattagaccccccccccctctcaatATAGTACTTTACCTTTGAAGGTCATTGAAGGTACTATGTCAATTAATTTTAACCAGCAACGTACCTCGGTAAATTGCCCGCAGTAGATTGCTCTCTCCTATTGAATCCAGACCGCGAAGAATGTGGCCACCTCCAAGGCTATCCCGATCTCGTTCATGCTCCACTCCCACCGCCTCCTCACTCTACAAATGAGATTGAATGAGGTGAAAAGAGAGGAAACGGCTAATACAGTCAAGTATGCACGCCTTGacacgttttttttataatatgaGGTAGTGCCGGTACAGTATAAAGTATTTGCTATTTAGTCTATCCTTAATATCAACATAAGATCTACTCACAACCTCACACCCTGAACCTGGAGAGTCTAATTTGGAAAAGGAAAGCAAATGAAGTCAAGAAAAGGAATACGGGAAGGATAAGCCTGACATGCTGCTGTTAGCCCGAATTTCCTCATTTTTCCCTGTTCCTAAATGTTATGCGATAAATTTATCACTGCACTTAAATTGCTTGTCGTacttttttcatcaacttCATCGTTTTATACTGTAGGCATTAGACCTAAATATGTATAATATGATAAACATAAATGAACATAACTAACATGCTGTACCCTACTGTCCATGCgcacaaaaatatcaaaaatagaattcctgCAATATATATTGGAGGCTACTTGCTTGTTCAACAAAAGCAATATTCTtataaaagctttttttaaaagccttAACCAGACAGTAAAAAGAATGTAAAAGAAcaaattttagaattattgttTAGCAGAATTGTAG
This sequence is a window from Daphnia pulicaria isolate SC F1-1A chromosome 7, SC_F0-13Bv2, whole genome shotgun sequence. Protein-coding genes within it:
- the LOC124348590 gene encoding uncharacterized protein LOC124348590, coding for MGGTLSIPSDSPKDIPDQNPDDFDDGDDGDSVASHHKKRPRSRSKSNSPHRKRATPGVPDGPSANVCMVKKSGVGTIRGWMKHGIESKQEVVTLRSSYKPSFEGSFELMAPELDPSMVRKWLRNIGDTSEKPKLKDFWEKNLLTLQREIKDVFEPLIFLLNSVTESNEAHLPAQTATRLLGHVFAHMTQMRRFNAMRHVAPKFSSMVMDPLLFSSREHRYLFGEKFITALDKEAELDSKMDKIGRYGGHSSSRKGNYSNRKGDQQSGGSRNNYSNSYSNNNNKGGANWNWGKQQPQQPKGKQQHGSYQNNKKRN
- the LOC124351041 gene encoding orcokinin peptides type A-like, translated to MNCLKFRLVAVAILIFNVVTALNYQSEEAVGVEHERDRDSLGGGHILRGLDSIGESNLLRAIYREKPRDFLRINRGLDSLSGASFGIEKRLDSLTGLGFGSQKRNLDEIDRSNFGTFAKRNLDEIDRSDFGRFVKKRETMEAESSQQQH